One part of the Microbulbifer sp. THAF38 genome encodes these proteins:
- a CDS encoding TldD/PmbA family protein, producing MERRKFLKIAGVGSSGILLPLQGIQVSAEQLLNEGMHSSHKQHLADVALNTARKAGASYTDVRIGRYLNQYVMTRETNVENIVNTESLGAGIRVIANGTWGFAATNDLTADGVARAARQAVAVAKANAKYQTEPVRLAAVKGAGEVSWQTPIKKNALQVPISEKVDFLMEVNNGALKAGASYIQSSLYLVNEQKYFASSDGSYIDQDIHRLWAPMQVTAVDKKSGAFKTRNGLSDPVGRGYEYLAGHDKDKIRGQTTLYKASYDMAEDAVLAAEQAKAKLSAKSIDPGKYDLVLEPSHLCLTIHESVGHPLELDRVLGYEANYAGTSFATLDKWRSGKFQYGSDKVTLFADKVQPGSLGAVAYDDEGVKTKRWDLVKDGILVNYQATRDQVHMIDQKESHGCSYGDSWSSVQFQRMPNVSLAPGEKKYSAKDMIHDVEKGIYIVGRGSYSIDQQRYNFQFGGQLFYEIKNGEIVGQVEDVAYQSNTQEFWNSCSAICDSSDYRLGGTFFDGKGQPSQVSAVSHGCSTTRFDKINVINTKRKIS from the coding sequence ATGGAAAGAAGAAAATTCCTCAAGATCGCCGGCGTCGGCTCCAGTGGTATTTTGTTACCGCTGCAGGGTATTCAGGTCAGCGCCGAGCAACTGCTCAATGAGGGCATGCACAGCTCGCACAAACAACACCTGGCCGATGTCGCCCTAAACACGGCGCGCAAAGCCGGAGCCAGTTACACCGATGTGCGCATCGGTCGCTATCTCAATCAGTACGTTATGACCCGCGAAACCAACGTGGAGAATATCGTCAATACGGAATCCCTCGGCGCCGGTATCCGCGTGATCGCCAATGGCACCTGGGGTTTTGCCGCCACCAACGATCTGACTGCGGATGGCGTCGCCCGCGCCGCACGCCAAGCGGTTGCCGTTGCCAAGGCCAATGCTAAATACCAGACCGAGCCTGTGCGCTTGGCAGCCGTGAAAGGCGCAGGCGAAGTTTCCTGGCAGACACCGATCAAAAAGAATGCCCTGCAAGTGCCCATCAGTGAGAAAGTCGATTTCCTGATGGAGGTGAACAATGGCGCACTCAAAGCCGGAGCCAGCTATATCCAATCTTCCCTGTATTTAGTGAATGAGCAGAAATACTTCGCTTCCAGCGATGGCTCCTATATCGACCAGGATATCCACCGCCTGTGGGCACCTATGCAGGTGACCGCGGTGGATAAGAAAAGCGGGGCTTTCAAAACGCGCAATGGCCTCAGCGACCCAGTGGGTAGAGGCTATGAATACCTGGCTGGCCACGACAAAGACAAGATTCGCGGACAGACCACGCTCTACAAAGCCTCCTACGATATGGCCGAGGATGCGGTGCTCGCGGCCGAGCAGGCCAAGGCAAAGCTTTCCGCCAAATCCATCGATCCGGGCAAGTACGATCTGGTACTGGAACCCTCGCATCTGTGCCTGACCATCCATGAATCTGTGGGTCACCCATTAGAGCTGGACCGCGTGCTGGGTTACGAGGCCAACTATGCGGGAACCTCCTTCGCCACCCTGGATAAGTGGCGCAGCGGCAAATTCCAGTACGGCAGCGACAAGGTCACCCTGTTTGCCGACAAGGTACAACCGGGCTCCCTCGGTGCCGTCGCCTATGACGACGAGGGGGTTAAAACCAAGCGTTGGGATCTGGTGAAAGATGGCATCCTGGTGAACTACCAGGCCACGCGCGATCAGGTGCATATGATCGACCAAAAAGAATCCCACGGTTGTAGCTATGGCGATAGCTGGTCCAGTGTGCAATTCCAGCGCATGCCCAATGTCTCCCTGGCTCCGGGAGAGAAGAAGTACTCAGCCAAAGACATGATCCACGATGTGGAAAAAGGCATTTACATCGTCGGGCGCGGCTCCTACTCCATCGATCAGCAGCGCTACAACTTCCAGTTCGGCGGACAGCTGTTCTATGAGATCAAAAACGGTGAGATCGTTGGCCAAGTTGAGGACGTCGCCTACCAGTCCAACACGCAGGAATTCTGGAATTCCTGCTCGGCAATATGCGACAGCAGTGATTACCGCCTGGGCGGAACCTTCTTCGATGGTAAGGGCCAACCCAGCCAGGTGAGTGCGGTATCCCACGGCTGCTCCACCACCCGTTTTGACAAAATTAATGTAATCAATACCAAGCGCAAGATTTCCTGA
- a CDS encoding nicotinate phosphoribosyltransferase, with amino-acid sequence MSIENLILNVDSYKASHYQQYPPGAEFISSYIECRGGEFSETVFFGLQAFIKQYLQSPITTANIEEAEKLLKAHGLPFYRTGWEHIVQQHRGFLPLEISAVEEGLVIPLHNVTAQVVNTCPSCFWLTSYIETALVRALWYPCTVATQSREIKKIIAHFLQQTADSQNTLPFQLHDFGARGASSLESAMLGGMAHLVNFQGTDTLSGILGARNFYHADMPGFSIPAAEHSTITAWGRDGEALAYQNILQHFSGKNKTVAVVSDSYDLWHAVENIWGGQLKNTIQSSGGTLVIRPDSGNPVQIVVECIERLMRIFGAHTNSKGYRVLPDYIRVIQGDSISRITIPQILQAMQKHKQSAENVAFGMGGGLLQKVDRDLMSFAMKASAIRINGLWRDIYKDPRTGPEKKSKRGRLALIQSESGDFKTIRLEDLNQHKNLLRPVFRNGELLLETTFSEVRQRAAI; translated from the coding sequence ATGTCGATAGAAAACCTGATTCTCAACGTCGATAGCTATAAAGCCAGCCACTATCAGCAATATCCACCAGGCGCGGAATTTATTAGCAGCTATATCGAGTGCCGCGGCGGGGAATTCTCTGAGACCGTATTTTTTGGTTTGCAGGCTTTTATAAAGCAGTACCTACAAAGCCCTATCACAACAGCCAATATCGAAGAGGCAGAAAAGCTACTCAAGGCCCACGGTTTACCCTTTTATCGCACGGGCTGGGAGCATATTGTTCAACAACACCGAGGGTTCCTGCCTTTAGAGATTTCCGCTGTCGAGGAAGGCTTGGTCATTCCTTTACACAATGTCACAGCGCAAGTCGTTAATACCTGCCCATCCTGTTTCTGGTTAACTAGTTATATTGAGACCGCATTAGTGCGCGCTCTCTGGTACCCATGTACTGTCGCCACACAGAGCCGGGAAATAAAAAAAATTATTGCGCATTTTTTACAGCAAACGGCCGACAGCCAAAATACCCTACCCTTTCAACTGCACGATTTTGGCGCTCGTGGAGCCAGTAGCTTGGAAAGTGCCATGTTGGGTGGTATGGCTCATCTGGTGAATTTTCAAGGAACCGATACGCTCTCCGGAATATTAGGTGCGAGAAATTTTTACCATGCCGATATGCCCGGATTTTCTATTCCGGCTGCGGAACACAGTACCATCACCGCCTGGGGCCGTGATGGGGAGGCATTGGCCTATCAAAATATTCTGCAGCATTTTTCCGGTAAAAATAAAACCGTTGCTGTGGTCAGTGATAGCTATGATTTATGGCACGCGGTGGAGAACATTTGGGGCGGCCAATTAAAAAACACGATTCAAAGCAGTGGCGGGACCTTGGTTATCCGCCCAGACTCCGGCAATCCTGTGCAGATCGTTGTCGAATGTATAGAGCGATTAATGCGTATTTTTGGCGCCCACACCAATAGCAAAGGCTATCGTGTTTTGCCGGATTATATTCGTGTTATCCAGGGAGATAGTATTTCTCGTATCACTATTCCCCAAATACTGCAGGCAATGCAGAAGCATAAACAGAGCGCTGAGAATGTCGCTTTCGGAATGGGAGGCGGACTGCTGCAAAAAGTGGACAGGGACCTCATGAGCTTTGCCATGAAGGCCAGTGCCATTCGCATCAATGGTCTCTGGCGGGATATTTACAAGGACCCACGCACGGGACCAGAGAAAAAATCCAAGCGCGGTCGTCTGGCCCTGATTCAAAGTGAGAGTGGTGACTTCAAGACCATTCGTCTGGAGGATCTAAATCAACACAAGAATTTACTGAGACCAGTGTTTCGTAACGGTGAGCTGCTTTTAGAAACAACTTTTTCTGAAGTACGTCAGCGCGCAGCGATCTAA
- a CDS encoding PspA/IM30 family protein, which yields MREGLIKRISRLISASANAVVDSVESATPQLVMEQAIREIDDATADVREQLGKVEAAKYLNSKALNEENNRHSALTEQIDIAVKEGRDDLAEAAIAKQMDIEAQLPVLEKAIAENDTEMQELNAYISALQGKKREMREQLKEFIKASEHVANGVSDSGRGTSRKTETQVEQASDAFDRVLERAGVHTSKSSVDASKLAELEELARNNRIKERLAKLKSEA from the coding sequence ATGAGAGAAGGATTAATTAAGCGCATCTCACGACTGATTTCGGCATCTGCCAATGCGGTGGTGGACTCGGTAGAAAGTGCAACGCCACAACTGGTCATGGAGCAGGCTATTCGCGAAATAGATGATGCTACTGCCGATGTGCGCGAACAGCTTGGTAAGGTGGAGGCGGCCAAGTATCTCAATAGCAAGGCGCTCAATGAGGAAAATAATCGTCACAGTGCTCTCACTGAGCAAATTGATATCGCGGTAAAAGAAGGCCGGGATGACCTGGCTGAAGCGGCCATTGCCAAACAGATGGATATCGAAGCGCAGTTGCCGGTACTGGAAAAGGCTATTGCCGAGAACGATACTGAAATGCAGGAACTCAATGCTTATATCAGCGCACTGCAAGGCAAAAAGCGGGAAATGCGTGAGCAGCTCAAAGAGTTTATCAAGGCTAGCGAGCATGTCGCCAATGGTGTGAGTGACTCTGGCCGCGGCACTAGCCGTAAAACAGAGACACAGGTGGAGCAGGCAAGCGACGCCTTTGACCGAGTACTAGAGCGAGCAGGTGTACACACCTCAAAATCCAGTGTTGACGCAAGCAAGCTGGCTGAACTCGAGGAGTTGGCGCGCAACAATCGTATTAAAGAGCGGCTGGCCAAACTCAAGTCGGAGGCCTGA
- a CDS encoding YqiJ family protein codes for MAFLLQDQNLIFTGALVLMLMIAVLEGVMILIGVGISDLLDNLLPDIDIDGPDGGASGGLTKVLGWLRFGEVPALILLVAFLVGFGVTGLLIQMFVESTLGLLLPGGLLALVVFFLALPQVRFVGNLLRRFAVGDETQAVGRNSFIGRVAIITIGKAEAGSPAEARFKDEYGTTHYVMVEPDESEIFNQGEKVLLVEELGVHFRVTRPTSQHLMENN; via the coding sequence ATGGCTTTTCTGTTACAAGACCAGAATCTGATCTTCACCGGTGCGCTGGTATTGATGTTAATGATCGCGGTGCTCGAAGGCGTGATGATATTAATCGGTGTCGGTATTTCGGATCTGCTCGATAACTTGCTGCCAGATATTGATATCGATGGTCCGGATGGTGGTGCATCAGGTGGGTTGACTAAAGTTTTGGGCTGGCTGCGCTTTGGCGAGGTGCCAGCACTGATCCTTTTAGTGGCATTCTTGGTTGGCTTCGGCGTTACCGGTTTGCTGATCCAGATGTTTGTTGAGTCTACTTTGGGTCTGTTATTACCTGGCGGCTTATTGGCGCTGGTAGTTTTTTTCCTGGCGCTGCCACAGGTGCGCTTTGTCGGAAATTTACTGCGGCGTTTTGCTGTTGGTGATGAAACGCAAGCGGTGGGAAGAAATTCCTTTATCGGCCGGGTGGCGATAATTACCATCGGTAAAGCCGAGGCTGGATCGCCCGCAGAAGCGCGTTTTAAAGATGAATATGGCACTACCCATTATGTGATGGTGGAGCCGGATGAGAGTGAAATTTTTAACCAGGGGGAGAAGGTGTTACTGGTAGAGGAGTTGGGTGTGCATTTCCGCGTGACTCGTCCCACCAGCCAACATCTGATGGAAAATAATTAA